Proteins encoded within one genomic window of Flavobacterium sp. NG2:
- a CDS encoding lmo0937 family membrane protein, whose product MQNLLYLIAVILVISWALGVFVYSAGSLIHILLVIAVIAILLRLIKGKGI is encoded by the coding sequence ATGCAAAACTTATTGTATCTAATTGCAGTCATCTTGGTTATCTCATGGGCTCTGGGAGTCTTCGTGTATAGCGCAGGATCATTAATTCATATTTTATTAGTAATAGCTGTAATTGCTATTTTACTAAGGCTAATCAAAGGAAAAGGAATTTAA
- a CDS encoding DUF1905 domain-containing protein produces MNGKIKYEFSEKPWQHSSPGGWYFVSLPKEMAKEIRCSLKLEEEGWGRLKAIAKVGKTEWKTAIWFDTKANTYLLPLKAEIRKKENIEMTKKYI; encoded by the coding sequence TTGAACGGCAAAATAAAATATGAGTTTTCAGAAAAACCATGGCAACATTCTTCGCCAGGTGGTTGGTATTTTGTTTCACTTCCAAAAGAAATGGCAAAAGAAATTAGATGTTCCCTAAAACTGGAAGAAGAAGGTTGGGGAAGACTTAAAGCAATAGCAAAAGTCGGTAAAACTGAGTGGAAAACTGCAATATGGTTTGATACGAAAGCAAACACTTATTTGTTGCCTTTAAAAGCTGAAATACGCAAAAAAGAAAATATTGAAATGACAAAGAAATACATTTAA
- a CDS encoding YtxH domain-containing protein encodes MKTRNTILGVIGAAAVGAVLGILFAPDKGSKTRKKIIKKTAETTDEIKEKLEQLSQTVSEKYSSFAKNGEELFEKGKNKYDNIKNIN; translated from the coding sequence ATGAAAACAAGAAACACAATTTTAGGAGTTATTGGAGCAGCAGCAGTTGGAGCTGTATTAGGAATTTTATTTGCACCAGACAAAGGTTCAAAAACACGCAAAAAAATTATCAAAAAAACCGCCGAAACTACAGATGAAATAAAAGAAAAACTGGAACAGTTAAGCCAAACGGTATCTGAAAAATACAGCAGTTTTGCTAAAAATGGAGAAGAACTTTTCGAAAAAGGAAAAAACAAGTATGATAACATCAAAAATATCAATTAA
- a CDS encoding PAS domain-containing protein, with protein sequence MKDIKHKSSTFHQIIFAISTFIILFIGVITVKHINNISDSSKLLIHTYEVNLELEHLFSHIKDSENSIRGYLISKDTLYFKPYQEATKNVNNSFLLLKELYADSPVQLHHLEKLYEIVNKRYEYISNYVDKKKAVEISESTDFKQNFKESSTLLLEIRDKLNLMVNIEELYLKQRNSQYNNQIYFTPVLTLSILFITLILIIFAYHQTTKDVERLQASNVKLNKSQFLSYQAEILSEFGTWEWNLNTGVITYSDNLYRILGVTPQSFEAGQENFIKFVHPDDINNVNAAFDKILEDEDLPYFYFRIIRPDGQVRILRSVGKLFVDSPGNKTVLGVTGDITDEHNKNELLKSNYQDLIKVNNDLKISEESSKQAEILGNYGSWILDYDSLKFRYSDNKFRLLGCEPQSFEPTIEKLLEFVHPKDKHIVIEANESALTTRKIPTMNYRIIRTDGKIRRFKTIATSFTDLSGAHSMIGTTQDVTEDYNKSLQLKKRNKELEQNIKELNEFNHVASHDLQEPLRKIQTFTSRINDKEKENLSDFGKEYLSRIEKAADRMRVLINDLLQYSRTNRTEKNLIKTDLNEVIQDSMNELSQNIEDKNAVINHSQLPIIKGIHFQMLQLFSNLLSNSLKYSKENLAPIIDINSTEVIAKDEQILKDKSEKKYYKITFTDNGIGFEQEYAEKIFLLFNRLHGKTEYHGTGVGLAICKKIVENHRGYIFATSQPQLGTTFTIYFPV encoded by the coding sequence ATGAAAGATATCAAACACAAATCATCCACTTTTCACCAAATTATATTTGCGATAAGCACCTTTATAATCTTGTTTATTGGGGTGATTACCGTGAAACATATCAATAACATCTCCGATTCGTCCAAATTACTTATTCATACCTATGAAGTAAATCTTGAATTAGAACATCTCTTTTCTCATATCAAAGATTCGGAAAACAGCATTAGAGGCTATTTAATTTCAAAAGACACCCTTTATTTTAAGCCGTATCAAGAAGCTACCAAAAACGTCAACAACTCTTTTTTACTTTTAAAAGAATTATACGCAGACAGCCCTGTACAGTTGCATCATTTAGAAAAACTTTATGAAATTGTAAATAAAAGATACGAATACATCTCGAATTATGTAGACAAAAAAAAAGCTGTTGAGATTTCAGAGAGTACGGATTTCAAACAAAATTTCAAAGAAAGCAGTACGCTACTACTTGAAATAAGAGACAAACTGAACCTGATGGTTAATATTGAAGAATTATATTTAAAACAACGTAATTCCCAATACAACAACCAAATTTATTTTACTCCCGTTCTAACTCTTAGTATCTTATTCATCACGCTTATTCTTATCATTTTTGCTTATCATCAAACCACAAAAGATGTTGAAAGACTTCAAGCATCAAATGTTAAATTAAACAAATCCCAATTCTTAAGCTACCAAGCCGAAATTTTATCTGAATTTGGTACTTGGGAATGGAATTTGAATACTGGAGTAATTACGTATTCAGACAATTTGTATCGTATTCTTGGTGTAACACCACAATCCTTTGAAGCTGGTCAAGAAAACTTTATAAAATTTGTTCATCCCGATGATATCAACAATGTCAATGCCGCTTTTGATAAAATTTTGGAAGATGAAGATTTACCTTATTTTTATTTTAGAATTATTAGACCTGATGGTCAAGTACGTATTTTAAGATCTGTGGGTAAATTATTTGTTGACAGCCCTGGAAATAAGACTGTACTAGGGGTAACTGGAGATATTACTGACGAACACAATAAAAATGAATTACTAAAAAGCAATTATCAGGACCTTATAAAGGTTAATAACGATCTCAAAATATCTGAAGAATCAAGTAAACAAGCCGAAATTTTAGGAAATTATGGTAGCTGGATACTAGATTATGACAGTTTAAAGTTTAGATATTCTGACAATAAATTTAGGTTATTAGGCTGTGAGCCACAATCTTTTGAACCTACTATCGAAAAACTTTTAGAATTTGTTCACCCCAAAGACAAACATATTGTAATTGAAGCCAATGAAAGCGCTCTAACGACAAGGAAAATTCCAACTATGAATTATCGAATCATTCGTACAGATGGAAAAATTAGACGTTTTAAAACCATTGCAACCTCATTTACTGATTTAAGTGGAGCCCACAGTATGATAGGCACCACACAAGATGTGACTGAAGATTACAATAAAAGTTTACAACTAAAAAAACGAAACAAAGAACTAGAACAAAACATCAAAGAATTAAATGAATTTAACCATGTTGCCAGTCATGATCTGCAAGAACCATTGCGAAAAATTCAAACTTTCACTTCTAGAATTAATGATAAAGAAAAAGAAAACTTATCTGATTTTGGAAAAGAATATCTCAGTCGCATTGAAAAAGCGGCTGATAGAATGCGTGTTTTAATCAATGATTTGCTACAGTATTCTAGAACTAATCGAACCGAAAAAAATCTAATCAAAACAGATTTGAATGAAGTTATCCAAGACAGCATGAATGAATTATCTCAAAACATTGAAGATAAAAATGCCGTCATTAATCATTCGCAATTGCCTATAATTAAAGGGATTCATTTTCAAATGCTACAGCTATTCTCTAATTTATTAAGTAATTCTTTAAAATATTCCAAAGAAAACCTAGCGCCTATTATCGACATAAATAGTACCGAAGTAATTGCGAAAGACGAACAAATATTAAAAGATAAATCAGAAAAAAAATACTATAAAATCACATTTACGGATAACGGAATCGGTTTTGAACAAGAATATGCTGAAAAAATATTTCTTCTATTCAACCGACTTCATGGTAAAACCGAATATCATGGAACTGGTGTTGGATTGGCTATTTGTAAAAAAATTGTTGAAAATCACCGTGGCTATATTTTTGCCACTAGTCAACCTCAACTAGGGACAACATTTACAATTTACTTTCCTGTATAA
- a CDS encoding YkgJ family cysteine cluster protein, producing the protein MNIESKVQLVEELFKKLEVEIHQFQKESLLQCVAGCGKCCSTPNIEASPLEFLPWAFHLFIEGQAEKTLDELKQNPNLSCHLYRPLSTVDATNGKCSNYQYRGLICRLFGYGASKDKVGKLRLATCKIIKENQQEYYQKTSKAINNGFYVPIFSDYYMNLSQIDFVLGRTMLPVNLALKRAIEEVLHYYAYRPFPSGFNKIA; encoded by the coding sequence ATGAATATTGAGAGCAAGGTGCAACTGGTTGAAGAATTGTTTAAAAAACTAGAGGTAGAGATTCATCAGTTTCAAAAGGAAAGCCTTTTGCAATGCGTTGCTGGTTGTGGAAAATGCTGCTCTACGCCCAATATCGAAGCTTCTCCTTTAGAGTTCTTACCTTGGGCGTTTCATCTTTTTATTGAGGGTCAAGCCGAAAAAACATTAGACGAACTCAAACAAAACCCTAATCTTAGTTGCCATTTGTACCGCCCTTTGTCAACTGTGGATGCTACTAATGGAAAATGCTCCAACTACCAATATCGGGGGCTTATTTGCCGTCTCTTTGGTTACGGAGCGAGTAAAGATAAAGTTGGAAAATTGAGATTAGCAACTTGCAAAATCATCAAAGAAAACCAACAAGAATACTATCAAAAAACATCCAAAGCAATCAATAATGGGTTTTATGTACCTATTTTCTCTGACTATTATATGAATCTTTCTCAAATAGATTTTGTGTTAGGCAGAACAATGTTGCCAGTAAACCTAGCTTTGAAAAGAGCCATAGAAGAAGTCTTGCATTATTATGCCTATCGCCCATTTCCTAGCGGATTCAATAAAATTGCGTAA
- a CDS encoding porin family protein has protein sequence MKNTIKSLALFAFSLGAAVTTVHGQVNNGEAQFGIKGGVNFSNMYTEDVDDNNVLTSFNAGIYATLPISKFIAIQPEVLYSRKGSELTYDNVFAAGKAQFKLNYIEMPILVKANLTKNLNIHAGPYFAYLVDAQVKNISDDGSFDFEDNLNNDDFNKFDAGLSAGIGLDFENIGIGARYNYGLTTVGKERTTAGNTYTVPDGKNSNVSLYMTFKLN, from the coding sequence ATGAAAAACACAATTAAATCTTTAGCTCTTTTTGCTTTCTCGTTGGGAGCAGCAGTTACAACAGTCCATGGTCAAGTTAATAATGGCGAAGCTCAATTTGGTATTAAAGGAGGAGTTAACTTCTCTAATATGTACACGGAAGATGTTGACGACAACAATGTATTAACCAGTTTTAATGCTGGTATTTACGCCACATTGCCCATCAGCAAATTCATTGCCATACAACCAGAGGTGCTTTACAGTCGAAAAGGTTCTGAGTTAACTTATGACAACGTTTTTGCAGCAGGTAAAGCACAGTTTAAATTAAATTATATCGAAATGCCCATCTTAGTAAAAGCCAACTTGACTAAGAATCTTAACATTCACGCGGGACCTTATTTTGCCTATTTAGTGGATGCTCAAGTTAAGAACATTTCAGATGATGGAAGTTTCGACTTCGAAGACAATTTGAACAACGACGACTTCAACAAATTTGATGCTGGTCTATCAGCTGGAATTGGGCTAGACTTTGAAAATATCGGAATTGGAGCACGATACAACTATGGATTAACAACTGTAGGTAAAGAAAGAACTACTGCTGGAAACACTTATACTGTTCCAGATGGAAAAAACAGCAATGTTAGTTTATATATGACATTTAAACTAAACTAA
- a CDS encoding YihY/virulence factor BrkB family protein, whose product MMLTKSYFISLLQVIKQAFQGFLEHKVLKMSASLAYTTMFSMGPLLLVILYLSDLFLGRQAIEGTVYNQIKNFVGPSSAKQIQTIIENLTLSNDGNIAGLVGVITLLIGATSVFAEIQDSINTIWGIKPKKKSGFLLYLRARLLSFGVIGSFGFILLVSLGVSTIMDALSERFFSQFSDQLFYIIYTFNSLLTFTIISLLFGAIFKILPDAKIKWRQVRLASFTTAFLFMIGKFLISFYIANSNIQNVYGTAGSFVILMVWVYYSSVILYFGAEFAKSYAIRFSSPIVPSEFADLVQSIEIISDEQTLQKAEKKFQAIKKNQNT is encoded by the coding sequence ATGATGCTAACTAAATCCTATTTTATTTCATTACTACAAGTAATAAAACAAGCGTTTCAAGGATTTTTAGAACATAAAGTTTTAAAAATGAGTGCATCTCTTGCCTATACTACTATGTTCTCAATGGGGCCCTTACTTTTAGTTATCTTATACTTATCGGATTTATTTTTAGGCAGACAAGCTATAGAAGGAACTGTTTATAACCAAATAAAGAATTTTGTAGGACCATCAAGTGCCAAGCAAATTCAAACTATCATTGAAAACCTAACGCTCTCTAACGATGGAAATATTGCAGGACTCGTAGGTGTAATCACTTTATTGATAGGAGCCACTTCAGTATTTGCTGAAATTCAAGATTCCATCAATACCATTTGGGGAATTAAGCCGAAGAAAAAATCGGGCTTCTTATTATATCTCAGAGCTCGCCTGCTGTCCTTTGGAGTCATAGGTAGTTTTGGTTTTATCTTATTAGTTTCGTTAGGTGTATCAACAATCATGGACGCATTAAGCGAACGCTTTTTTTCACAATTTTCGGATCAGTTATTTTATATTATTTACACATTCAATAGCCTACTTACATTTACGATTATCTCGTTGCTTTTTGGTGCTATTTTTAAGATTTTACCCGATGCAAAAATCAAATGGAGACAAGTCAGACTAGCCTCTTTTACAACTGCCTTTTTGTTCATGATTGGTAAGTTTTTAATTTCCTTTTACATCGCCAACTCCAATATTCAAAACGTGTACGGCACGGCAGGTTCTTTTGTCATCTTAATGGTTTGGGTTTATTATTCCTCTGTAATCCTATATTTTGGTGCCGAATTTGCAAAAAGTTATGCAATACGGTTTTCAAGTCCTATCGTCCCTTCTGAATTTGCCGACTTGGTCCAGTCTATCGAAATCATTTCAGATGAACAAACATTGCAAAAAGCCGAAAAAAAATTCCAAGCAATCAAAAAAAATCAAAATACTTAA
- a CDS encoding AraC family transcriptional regulator, which produces MKVFIKFDFNSICNKVLEENLEKSGIKYKILGFGEVEFLEKVDNEKLNSFTNSLENYGIEIVENQKSILIQKIKDTIVDMVFNEETNVSVKSSVYLAEKLGHSYGYLSNIFSEVTYTSIENFIILQKIEYTKQLIISNQLSLTEIAFKLNYSSVAHLSSQFKNTTGITPSAFQRIIKQRREIASQKIN; this is translated from the coding sequence ATGAAGGTATTTATAAAATTTGATTTTAACAGTATTTGCAATAAAGTCCTAGAGGAAAATTTAGAGAAATCTGGTATAAAATATAAAATATTAGGCTTTGGAGAAGTTGAATTTTTAGAAAAAGTAGACAACGAAAAGCTAAATTCCTTTACTAATTCGCTAGAAAATTACGGAATAGAAATTGTCGAAAACCAGAAATCCATTCTGATTCAAAAAATAAAAGATACTATTGTCGATATGGTTTTTAACGAAGAAACCAATGTTAGCGTCAAAAGTTCAGTTTATTTGGCAGAAAAACTAGGGCATAGTTATGGTTATTTATCAAATATCTTTTCGGAAGTCACTTATACATCTATCGAAAACTTTATTATTTTACAAAAAATAGAATACACCAAACAATTAATCATTAGCAACCAACTATCTTTAACCGAAATTGCCTTTAAGCTCAATTATTCGAGCGTGGCGCACTTGAGTTCACAGTTCAAAAATACAACTGGAATCACACCCTCAGCTTTTCAAAGAATTATAAAACAACGAAGGGAAATCGCTTCACAAAAAATAAATTAA
- a CDS encoding response regulator, translating to MQNDHIIITLADDDEDDRLFFTDAFDELKINTVVNTVNDGRELLRFLNHPDTVLPNIIFLDLNMPIMNGIDCLKEIKQNEKFKDIVIAIYSTSSSDKDVENTFVLGANIYIKKPSNFNDLKKILSEVVVTNWQYHTNGLNKENFLLRL from the coding sequence ATGCAGAACGATCATATTATTATAACACTTGCAGACGACGATGAAGACGACAGATTGTTTTTTACTGACGCTTTTGATGAATTAAAAATAAATACCGTTGTCAACACAGTTAATGATGGTAGAGAATTACTTCGTTTCTTAAATCATCCTGACACTGTTTTACCCAATATCATATTCTTGGATTTAAATATGCCCATCATGAATGGTATTGATTGCTTGAAAGAAATCAAGCAAAACGAAAAATTCAAGGATATTGTAATAGCTATATATTCGACTTCTTCATCGGATAAGGATGTTGAAAATACTTTTGTTTTAGGTGCCAACATTTACATCAAAAAACCAAGTAATTTTAATGACTTAAAAAAGATATTATCAGAAGTTGTCGTTACCAATTGGCAATATCATACTAACGGCTTGAATAAAGAAAACTTTTTACTGAGACTTTAA
- the prfA gene encoding peptide chain release factor 1, with translation MLDRLQIVKQRFDEISDLIIQPDVIADQKRYVQLNKEYKDLKALAEKRDEYVLLMANIDEANEIIADGSDADMTEMAKMQLEEAKERLPELEEEIKFMLIPKDPEDAKNVMVEIRAGTGGDEASIFAGDLFRMYTKYCENRGWRTSVVDMNEGTSGGFKEVIFEVTGEDVYGTLKFEAGVHRVQRVPQTETQGRVHTSAATVMVLPEAEEFDVQIDMNDVRVDFFCSSGPGGQSVNTTKSAVRLTHIPTGLVAQCQDQKSQHKNKDKAFIVLRSRLYEQELAKKQAEDATKRTSQVSSGDRSAKIRTYNYAQGRVTDHRVGLTLYDLGNIMNGDIQKIVDELQLVNNTEKLKDASEIF, from the coding sequence ATGTTAGATAGACTTCAAATAGTAAAACAGCGTTTTGACGAGATTTCGGATTTGATTATTCAGCCGGATGTAATTGCTGATCAAAAGCGTTATGTACAACTAAATAAAGAATACAAAGACCTGAAGGCACTAGCCGAAAAAAGAGACGAGTACGTGCTCTTGATGGCGAATATTGACGAAGCAAACGAAATTATTGCTGACGGTAGTGATGCGGATATGACCGAAATGGCCAAGATGCAACTAGAGGAAGCAAAGGAACGCTTGCCAGAACTAGAGGAGGAAATCAAGTTTATGTTGATACCTAAAGACCCTGAGGATGCTAAGAACGTGATGGTGGAGATTCGCGCGGGTACGGGAGGAGATGAGGCAAGTATTTTTGCTGGTGATTTGTTCCGTATGTACACTAAATACTGTGAAAATAGAGGTTGGAGAACCTCAGTAGTGGATATGAATGAAGGAACTTCTGGAGGTTTTAAAGAGGTAATCTTTGAGGTGACAGGTGAGGATGTATATGGTACTTTGAAGTTTGAAGCGGGTGTTCACCGTGTACAACGTGTACCTCAAACGGAAACGCAAGGTCGTGTGCATACATCTGCCGCAACGGTAATGGTTTTGCCAGAAGCTGAAGAGTTTGATGTACAAATTGACATGAATGATGTGCGTGTGGATTTCTTTTGTTCGTCAGGACCTGGTGGACAATCGGTAAATACGACTAAATCGGCGGTACGTTTAACACATATTCCTACGGGATTAGTGGCGCAATGTCAGGATCAAAAATCTCAACACAAGAATAAAGACAAGGCGTTTATTGTATTGCGTTCTCGTTTGTACGAACAAGAGTTAGCTAAAAAGCAGGCTGAGGATGCTACTAAACGTACATCTCAAGTAAGTTCAGGTGACCGTTCGGCTAAGATTCGTACGTACAACTACGCACAAGGACGTGTGACTGACCACCGTGTAGGATTGACTTTGTATGATTTGGGGAATATCATGAATGGTGATATCCAGAAGATTGTTGACGAATTACAATTGGTGAACAATACAGAGAAATTAAAAGATGCTAGTGAAATATTCTAA
- a CDS encoding DNA topoisomerase 3: protein MKVCIAEKPSVAREIASVLGANTKHDGYFEGNGYAVTYTFGHLCTLKEPNDYKSYWKSWDLNNLPMLPEKFETKVVENSGIQKQFKIIKGLFDKAELVINCGDAGQEGELIQRWVMNEANYKGEVQRLWISSLTTEAIKEGFENLKPASNYDNLYYAGFSRAIGDWLLGMNATRLYTVKHGGYKQVLSIGRVQTPTLAMVVDRFKEIENFKPQPYWELQTLYRETLFSYEEGRFLKKEDGELLANKVKESDFEIVSIDKKNGNEYAPKLFDLTGLQVYCNTKFGFSAEETLKIAQTLYEQKVVTYPRVDTTFLPNDIYPKVPGILQKLTNYAELTQPLLGKKIKKSPKVFNDKKVTDHHAIIPTGIQSNLQYNQQLVYDIIVKRFIASFYDDCSVANTTVIGKAADVLFKTTGKVILKKGWRVVFDTSTPLSTNAKEKEADLLPNFVIGEKGPHQPSFLEKETKPPNQFTEATLLRAMETAGKQVDDEDLRELMKENGIGRPSTRANIIETLFKRQYIVRNKKQVLPTPTGIQLIDTIQNDLIKSAELTGTWEKQLKDIEKGTYTAGLFINNMKRMVDALVYEVRSETKRANISHASSVQQQEVKAEKKKAAGITAESCPKCKKGTLIKGKSAYGCSGYKEGCTMVLPFVFAEKKISENQYLRLLQKGSTVNLKDFKTEAGTVEGLLRFDEDFKLVLEPKKGATPPPPTSTKPSSDDLACPKCQKGIVIKGKTAYGCSDYKSGCDFKVTFEVVREKINGQQPTKELVYRILTDNF, encoded by the coding sequence ATGAAAGTCTGTATTGCCGAGAAACCAAGTGTAGCAAGAGAAATCGCATCTGTATTGGGTGCTAATACCAAGCACGATGGGTATTTTGAAGGCAATGGCTATGCAGTAACTTATACTTTTGGTCATTTATGCACCTTAAAAGAACCGAACGATTACAAATCGTATTGGAAAAGTTGGGACTTAAACAACTTACCCATGCTGCCTGAAAAATTTGAGACCAAAGTAGTAGAAAATTCAGGAATTCAAAAGCAGTTTAAAATCATCAAGGGATTATTCGATAAAGCCGAATTGGTCATTAACTGCGGGGATGCTGGACAAGAAGGAGAACTGATTCAGCGCTGGGTAATGAACGAAGCCAATTATAAAGGCGAAGTTCAACGTTTATGGATTTCGTCCCTTACTACCGAAGCTATTAAAGAAGGTTTTGAGAACTTGAAACCAGCCTCTAATTATGATAATCTATACTATGCTGGCTTTTCAAGAGCCATAGGCGACTGGTTGCTTGGGATGAATGCCACACGTTTGTACACCGTAAAACACGGTGGATACAAGCAGGTTTTGTCTATTGGTCGGGTACAAACGCCTACGTTGGCTATGGTGGTTGACCGTTTTAAGGAAATTGAAAATTTTAAACCACAACCCTATTGGGAATTACAAACCTTATATAGAGAAACCCTTTTTAGCTATGAAGAAGGTCGGTTTTTAAAAAAAGAAGACGGAGAACTCTTAGCTAATAAAGTCAAAGAAAGTGATTTCGAAATTGTATCCATCGACAAAAAGAACGGAAATGAATACGCTCCAAAACTCTTTGATTTAACAGGCTTACAAGTTTATTGCAATACTAAATTTGGCTTTTCGGCCGAAGAAACGCTAAAAATTGCCCAAACACTATACGAACAAAAAGTAGTGACCTACCCTAGAGTAGATACCACTTTTTTACCCAATGATATTTATCCTAAAGTACCTGGAATTCTGCAAAAATTGACTAATTATGCTGAATTAACCCAACCACTTTTGGGCAAAAAAATAAAAAAATCACCCAAGGTTTTTAATGACAAAAAAGTCACGGATCACCACGCTATTATTCCCACGGGAATTCAATCGAATTTGCAATACAACCAGCAACTGGTGTATGATATTATCGTAAAGCGTTTTATTGCTTCGTTTTATGATGATTGTTCGGTTGCCAATACCACTGTAATAGGTAAAGCTGCCGATGTACTTTTTAAAACTACAGGAAAAGTCATCTTGAAAAAAGGATGGCGCGTTGTATTTGATACTTCGACTCCGCTCAGTACAAACGCCAAGGAAAAAGAAGCCGACTTATTACCAAACTTTGTTATTGGTGAAAAAGGGCCACACCAACCTTCATTTCTAGAAAAAGAAACCAAACCACCCAATCAGTTTACGGAGGCAACCCTACTGCGTGCGATGGAAACCGCAGGTAAACAGGTCGATGACGAGGATTTACGTGAGTTAATGAAGGAAAACGGCATTGGTCGTCCTTCTACCCGAGCGAATATTATCGAAACCTTGTTCAAGCGTCAATACATTGTTAGAAACAAAAAACAGGTATTACCTACTCCTACTGGTATTCAGTTAATTGATACGATTCAGAATGACTTAATCAAATCAGCTGAATTGACAGGAACATGGGAAAAACAGTTGAAAGATATCGAAAAAGGCACCTATACGGCTGGTTTGTTCATCAATAACATGAAACGAATGGTCGATGCTTTGGTTTACGAAGTGCGAAGCGAAACCAAGCGTGCTAATATTTCACATGCCAGTAGCGTTCAACAACAAGAAGTCAAGGCAGAAAAAAAGAAAGCCGCAGGAATTACAGCCGAAAGCTGTCCGAAATGTAAGAAAGGAACATTAATCAAAGGGAAGTCCGCTTATGGCTGTAGTGGCTATAAAGAGGGGTGTACCATGGTTTTGCCTTTTGTATTTGCGGAGAAAAAAATATCCGAAAATCAATATTTGCGTTTGCTTCAAAAAGGTTCAACAGTCAATCTGAAAGACTTTAAAACCGAAGCAGGAACAGTAGAAGGTTTGTTGCGTTTTGATGAAGATTTCAAACTGGTTTTAGAGCCTAAAAAAGGGGCTACTCCTCCTCCTCCAACATCTACAAAGCCTAGCT
- a CDS encoding DUF6565 domain-containing protein, with protein sequence MEKKKVKISLLLIASALIFTACKDENQEQAEKTIENYVHYIDSITNVTEEKAAENWATIENDYTQLKMEAESAIALATDKTKLQPDFEKSSMDYEDYKMKVVAHNTKSSKTAMYTALLGPDYVNDDMKFEWVNKNNIVAVYENFVNTVKENKDAYSREDWDEIKLVYEALDNRKNTVEKEGLTSKDNMKIAGLKLKFAPMYTLNRMGAKADENAEAKQ encoded by the coding sequence ATGGAAAAGAAAAAAGTCAAAATATCATTATTACTTATTGCTTCAGCTTTAATATTCACCGCTTGTAAAGATGAAAATCAAGAACAAGCTGAAAAAACTATTGAAAATTATGTTCATTACATTGATTCGATAACTAATGTAACTGAAGAGAAAGCAGCCGAAAATTGGGCTACTATTGAAAATGATTATACCCAATTAAAAATGGAAGCCGAAAGCGCTATCGCTCTTGCTACAGATAAAACTAAATTACAACCTGATTTTGAAAAGTCCTCTATGGATTATGAAGATTACAAAATGAAAGTAGTCGCTCATAATACAAAATCAAGTAAAACAGCAATGTATACTGCCTTATTGGGACCCGATTATGTTAATGATGACATGAAATTTGAATGGGTAAACAAAAACAACATTGTTGCTGTTTATGAAAATTTTGTAAACACTGTAAAAGAAAACAAAGACGCTTACTCTCGTGAAGATTGGGACGAAATCAAATTAGTTTATGAAGCCTTAGACAATCGAAAAAACACGGTTGAAAAAGAAGGCTTGACCAGCAAAGACAATATGAAAATTGCAGGACTGAAACTGAAATTTGCCCCAATGTACACTCTTAATAGAATGGGAGCTAAAGCCGATGAAAACGCAGAAGCAAAACAATAA